In Thermoanaerobaculia bacterium, the DNA window GCTTCCCTCCTCGACGAATTTGGCGCCTTTGTAGCATGGGGCGGGCGGGAAACGCGAGAGATTTCGTGCCGAGGGAGAGCGGCGGGAGCGGCGGGATTTTCGCTGGTACACTTCCTCCATGGAAGAGACGAAGGTCCTGATTTTCGGAAAGGACACCTGACCGTATACGTCGGCGGCCCGTGCGGATTACGCCCGGCGGAAGGTTCCTTTCGAGTACGTCAACGTCAAGGCTTCCCCCGACAATATGAAGCGGATGCTTGCCTGGTCCGAAGGAAGCCGGGAAGTGCCCGTGATCGTCGACGACGGAAAAGTGACCTTCGGGTTCGGCGGAACCTGAGGGGTTTGATGCAGGTCCGCCGGTCGGCGGACCTCCGTGGGGCGGGCGTGCGGGGCGCTCCGGCTGTCGCGAAGATTTCGGGCTCGTCGTTGGAATGAGGTCATCGATGCCGGCGACCGGCGCCGGGTGAGGGAATCCGGCCGCGCGGAGACCCGGATTCGCGGCCTTTCCGGGTATCATTCCCGATCATGCAGCCGGGACGATGGTTGGTCGTGGCGCTGCTCCTGGCGCGCGCCGCCGGCGGCGCCGCGCCGTCTCCGACCGGGCGGATCGAGGGAAAAGTCACGCTTGTGGACGGCGGGAAGGCGCGCGCCGACGCCTCGAACGTCGTCGTGTGGATCGAAGCGACCCGGGTCGACGGGCGCACGCCGCCTCTGCCGAAGATGACCTCCGAGCACAAGCGCTTCACGCCGCGCGTCGTGGCGGTGGAAGCCGGGCATCTCGTCGCTTTTCCGAACGACGACCCGATCTTCCACAACGTCTTTTCGGTCTCGGGCGAGAACCACTTCGACCTCGGCCTCTACCGCAGCGGCCGATCGAAGGAGAAGAAGTTCGAGGTTCCGGGCCTCGTTCGGGTCTACTGCAACATCCACCCGCAGATGGTCGGGTACGTGCGCGTCGTCGATTCCTCCTTTGCGGAGGTCACCGGACCGGGCGGCGCCTTCTCCTTCGACGGGGTCCCGGCGGGTTCCCGCGTCGTGCGGGCCTGGTGCGAGCCCGGAGGAGAGACGTCGCAGCCGGTCG includes these proteins:
- a CDS encoding UXX-star (seleno)protein family 1, producing the protein MEETKVLIFGKDTUPYTSAARADYARRKVPFEYVNVKASPDNMKRMLAWSEGSREVPVIVDDGKVTFGFGGT